The sequence below is a genomic window from Lolium perenne isolate Kyuss_39 chromosome 4, Kyuss_2.0, whole genome shotgun sequence.
ATTAACTAAGATGTCTGGTCGATGCAAGGAAATTTGGAACTCACTGcccatatatatatatcttccAACAGAGGAATTGCATGTGCAAACAAGAACATGCATTGTTAATTATAGCTCAGCATAGTTGGCGTCGGGTCGAGCATCAGTTTTTATTTGAAATGGTATGGAATAGTTTCTCTATGTAGTACTATGGGATTGGGATGATGGGTATGAGCTTAGGGCCAGAGCGATGGACAGTCTGTGTATGGACACTTGTTTTGGCTGCACCATGCATGTGCCATCGCTGTTTACTTCCACTGCAAGGAAACTGATGGAATTAGAGTTGCCACTACTGGCTCTCTGAACTTTATCTATATTTGTGCAGACTCTCGGACTATCACATGCCCTGACTTCATTCATGTGGCTCTGCGGCCCTATTGCTGGCTTAGTGGTGAGTAACAAGGACAACTTAACTATTTGACTAGACAAGCAACACTGGTGCTAAACATTTCTATGTTTTCTAATTCTACCATCTGAAGTTTAGTAGTACTTACCTGCCTCATCTGCCCTGCAGGTTCAACCATGTGTTGGTCTGTACAGTGATAAGTGCACCTCCAAATGGGGAAGACGGAGACCCTTCATAATGACAGGATGTGTCCTCATCTCCATTGCGGTGAGAACCACACTGTTCCTTGGTAACCTTCTTACGGTTGCTATGCTATTTTTCTTTTCTAATAAAGTGACACTTATCTAGGTTTTGTTTGTGGGATTCTCTGCTGATATTGGAGCTGCCCTGGGTGATAGCAAGGAAGACTGCAGGTGATCTTCTCGTTGCCTCATCTAATgacatttttttttgaaacggaggcaaaagattTGCCTCTTTCCATTAATTAAGGAGAATAGTTtgacaaataaaataaaaacagctgACAAAGTACTAATGCTGTGTTTGGTTGCATAGAAAGTTGGCACGGAATTGAATTGGACTAACATTCCAATTCTAAGATGGAAATGAATTGGCTTCTAATTCGATTCTATTGTTTGGATGTGTATGGAAATTGCTGTTGAAATCAAAAGGGTGTAACCAATTCCAAATCATGTTTGGATGTACAAACTATAAAATTTGATGTTTTGTTAAATTTGGCAATTTAAATTTGTGTTTTCATGTTGAGTTTATGTCTACACCTAGCACACACATAATAATTTTCTGGGTTTGTTTAGGTAAAAAAGAAATCAAAGAATTAAAAAAAAGCACTTCACTGCCTCCACGATTTGGAGATCGAGGCAGGGAGCCGGTGAGGCCGCCGTTCCCCCTACCGCCATCGACCGCCATGCCCCCCTACCGCCGCCTACCGCCGCCCACCGCCGTGTCCCCTACCGCCATCCCCCGCCGTTCCCCTtatcgccgccgccggagccggTGAAGATGACGCCACGGAGAGGCTGGGGAGAGGTCGCCGTCATCGGAGACGCTCGGAGGAGGGCGGAGCTGGGGAGAGGACGACACAACAGAGAGGCTCGGAGGGGGGCGGAGAGCCGCCGCCGGCGTTGACTCTCCCGCCGCCATTCTGGTCTGCCCGCGATCTAGGGTTACAATAAACTCCCACCTTACGGAGTCAAAAGCTTTGCGGATGTTAAGTTTGAAGAGGAGGGTTGGGATCTTGCTCTTGTGGAGCCTTCTTGCAAGATTGCGAACTTAATGAATGCACTTTGGGCATCTTCTTAATGACATTTGATgtgatacacagtgtctaccatgGCCATCGTTGGCACGCCGCAATTGTTTATGTCCTCGGATTCTGGATGCTGGACTTCTCCAACAATACTGTGCAAGTAAGTGCTTTTGTGTAAGTAGCAGTCCTGGTTAAGCCCAAAATCTGACATGAGTTCGCCATCGAATTTACAGGGTCCAGCTCGTGCTCTGATGGCCGATTTGTCAGGTATTCCATGACATAATCATTTTAGAGTTTGGCGATGCTATAGTGAAAATCAATGGGATTTTGGATCTGATTGCCATTCTTTTGTTTGATAGGAAAGCATGGACCCAGTGCTGCAAATTCAATCTTCTGTTCTTGGATGGCGCTAGGAAATATCCTAGGGTACTCCTCTGGTTCCATAAATAACTGGCACAAGTAAGCCAACTCTTCTGCAATATGTGTCTTTTGTTTTGCTTGCACACAAGTAGTACTGcacttacccgcaaaaaaaagtaACTGTACTGACAAGTTACTGATAGGTGGTTTCCCTTCCTTCGAACAAGAGCTTGTTGTGAAGCTTGCGCGAATCTGAAAGGCGCGTTTCTCGTGGCTGTGGTGAGTTTGATCAGCAAGTGCAAACATCAATTCGATATATCCACTTGCGATGATAAATATGTCATTTGTAGCTCAAATATGCTAGTAGTGAAACTTATTCCTTTTTCATGTTGTTTCTGTCAGCTGTTCCTGTGTCTGTGTTTGCTGATAACCTTGATCTTCGCCAAGGAGGTCCCATACAAACAAATTGCGCCGCTCCCAACAAGGGAAAATTGTGAAGCTGAAGCTGAACCTAGTGGGCCATTTGCCGTGTTCCAAGGCTTGAAGAACCTTCCTTCCGGAATGTTTTCAGTACTCGTTGTTACCGGACTCACATGGGTATGCAAACAAGAAACCTTGCACACAGTACACTCAGTCCATGCTAGTATTCAGTATTTTGCTGACAGTGTCTATCATTGTACTTGCAGCTTTCTTGGTTCCCTTTTATTCTTTATGACACCGATTGGATGGGTCGGGAGATCTACCACGGCGACCCGCAGGGAACCCAAGCCCAGGACTCGGCGTACCAGGAAGGTGTCAGGGCGGGCGCATTCGGCCTGCTGCTGAACTCAGTGAGTTTAGTTGACAGCTTTTTTTTCGAATTAAGGAACTTTAGATGAAACCAAAGGTTCCGACTGACATGTCACAGTCCGAGGAACACACGCTCACACCTACAGATAAAAAAAACAGTACCCAACTTCTCAGACCAACTGGACTGCAGATCCTACTACCCATCCGCCAAACCAAGCTGTCAGTTTTCCATACATCCATAGAACTGAAACATAACCATCAGCACTACAATTACCCAATACCGATCCTCTTTGTCAAAGGCACCCACCCAGATCTTCTACTGAAGAATTCAGACGCCACCTATACCCAGTTGCCGCGCCACACTGCGATGCACCTGCTGCacgcttgttttctgcaaaccagCCTATGTATTGATCAAATTAGCAGCACTATACACCACTGCAGTAGAGTCACTACGATAAACATGGTCAAAACATACAGTATTTATCGTTTTCTAAATCGACCAAACCACCGCAGCTACACCTAGTACATTCCTATCTTTACTGGGAAAACCAAAAATCCAATCACTTAAATCCTGGAACTTCACTGGTATAGCACCTATACCATTAGCACACCTGACCACCCCCCACACATATCTAGCCAGCTTGCATTTAAAAAACAAGTGATCAATCGTTTCATTTTCATCACAAAAGCAACATTTACTGTCCTTGCTCTCCATTCTCTCCTAATCAAAATATCTTTAGTTAAAATGCTCTTGTTGAATGCTAACCACAAAAACTTTAACTGTTAACGGTAGCTTTACCCACCACATCTTTCTATGAGGCCATTTAGTATACACATTTTCAAAGCCAAATATGTAGACTGAACAGTAAATCTGCCATTGCTAGTTAGTAACCATCTACTTGTGTCTCTTGTATCATTCTTTCCATTGAACACCACTTCATCACACATCTTTTGCATTTCCTGCCACATACCGGCCTGTGGGTATGTAAACTAACTGAAACTGTAATCATGTGCTGACACTTGAACATCATCTGCAGATCGTACTGGGATTTAGCTCCTTCCTGATCGAGCCTCTGTGCAAGAAGCTGGGCCCGAGGGTGGTATGGGTATCGAGCAACTTCGTCGTCTGCATCGCCATGGCCGCCACCACCATCATAAGCTGGTGGGCTACCATCACCGTCAGTAAGGACATCAAAGTCGTATGCATGGCCATCTTCTCATTTCTCGGACTGCCACTCGCGGTAATTAAGCACTGCATCTCCGACATTGGATCTGCTCTATAGCCTTCTTGTTTTTCTGTTCTGACGAACGAGGGATCCTGTTGTAATGATGCATGAAGGTTCTCTACAGCGTCCCCTTCGCGGTGACGGCGCAGCTGGCGGCAAGCAAAGGAGGCGGACAAGGGCTGTGCACGGGGGTGCTCAATATCGCCATCGTCATCCCGCAGGTAATCATTGCGCTGGGGGCGGGTCCGTGGGACCAGCTGATCGGAAAGGGGAACATCCCGGCATTCGGCGCGGCCTCCGGCTTCGCGCTCATCAGCGGCATAGTCGGCATGTTCCTGTTGCCCAATATCTCGAGGCGGTCATTCCAAGCCGTCAGCACTGGCGGTCACTGACCGCGCCCGAGCACGAGTGAAAACTCGATTCTAGTTCGCTTCAAGACTCCCTAGAGTAGAATAAAATATGTGAGGAACCGTATGTTTATGTATGTGTGCTAGTCCATCACCGGCTGGGTGGTCTGTGAAGGCCATGTCGCCGTCGTATTCGGATCGGAGCGCCTTTGATCAGGCCAGGTGTCATCCTTGCGTTGTGACTTGTGTGTAGCGAAACAAGGTTAACcgattatttaaagaaaatggatgGTGCATTTTCAGCAACACATAACCATTGTCCGGTACACTCTCAGCAGCTAGGTTGCCTACTTCGCTGCTCTGTTTGGACGATCGGTAGTTGATACATCACTGTTCCTAGTTTAAATGCAACAACACACAATCCTAAATAGTCGTGGGCAAGTTTTCAGCCGCTCAAAACTGGAGCAAGACTTGCCGGATGGAAGGGCAAGCATTCCACTCGAGCGGGAAGAGTTGTCCATGTGAGATCATTCTATGGTCAAATACTACCTCGCCATCTTCGTTCTCCCCAATGGATGGAAGGGAGCGGTGAGCCGGCCACAATGAGACATACCCTTGTCACCGGGATTTCCATTCGAGAGACACCCAACCTACTTGTGACATTTCGCTGTGAACCTTTGGTTTCATGTTAAATGAAATCTCCAGCCCGGTTCAATAAGACGGTATTTCACTTTTTGTGACGGGATAGGACGGAATTTCCCCATCATTGCCACGATCCATCCCGGTTCCCGGTTCAATACAACGGAATTTCAAGTATCCCGTCCTATTGCGTCCAGTATGATCCATCCCGGTTCGATAGGACTGAATTTCAATAGGACGTAATTTCACTTTTCCGCATATGAAGTTTGGTTCTATCTCCAATATATACGTCCAGTATGAACCGGGATGGAGATTTCCCAAGAGAGAGACACCCAGCCTACTTGCCCTAAGCATAGTCTGTCCGGTTTTGTGAGGTTTCTccggtttgtttttttttaagTTTTTGCTGGTTTCTTTTCGGATTTTGCTGGTTTTGTCTGTTTTTCTGATTTCGAAATTTGTGCAGATTTGTTTTTTGTTCTGGtctaaaaaatgttcatattATTTGTTCAAATCTGtaatttgttcaaatttcaaatatgttaaaaattgattttttttgatttttttttgcattTAGAAATGTTCGGTATTGAAATTGTTCCGTTTTGATTTTTTCTAGATTTCGAAATTTTGTTCAAATCCTAaattcgttcaaatttgaaatttgttcacaTTTAAAATTTATTGGAATTTGAAttttgttccattttaaaattgtTCTTTTGAAATCGTTCGGCTTTGAATTTGTCCAGTTTTGAGTTTTGTTCAGATTTTGAAATCCAAACTGAACGGAATAAAAAGAAAAATGGAACTCACGCGGGGTCAGATATAGTCGAACGGAAAACTGAAATGAACGGTTCAGCAACGAACGCGCAAGCAAATCACTTAAACGGGCCGAGCCCATATAAGCGGATCGAGTTCGAACAACAGGTATGCGCGGAGCCAATCATATGCTCCGCTTAAAGCGGACAATCTAGCGGGAACTGCTATATGCCGACCGGTCGGCACAGACGGGGTGCCGCACACCCCCCGACCCGGCGGCTGTTAATTGGGCCACGGCccatatggtaattcattttctatttttattcttttttcctttttatgtTTACAATTCTGTTTTTTAACTaatttttatgttttcaaaatttcTTCAAAATTTTCCGTATTTTAGAAATGTATGATTTTAAATTtgttcaaaaattcaaaaaacgttcaaaatttatttaaaattcgaaaATCGTTCAAAATCTATTCAAAAATTCGGAAATCTTTCAAAATCTGATATTCGTTCAAAATTCAGAAAATTCAATCAAACTCGAAATtctttcaaaatttgaaattcgttcaaattttgaaaatcatttgaattgtaaaattgttcaaatttagaaATTTATTCAAATTTCGAATATAAACAATTTTCAAACTTgaacattttcaaatttgaaaaatcacTTTTATACGGAAAAATCagaaaaggaaaataaaataaggaaaaaagaaaaagagaaagagaaaaaccAGGAAAAAACGCCTAATCGGGCCGGCCCAAACCGCGTGCGCGGTGCAGGTGCCGGTCAGCATGTAAGGATTACCCAATCTAACTACACTATCAGGAAGCACCCGTGACGCTTAGTTGGGGACAAATATGGGCCATGGCCCGACCCAGGTTTTCGACTAAAAAAACATTTAGGACTATGCACACAAGGCCCAGTGATGTGGACATTATCTTTCGGGTATCCGATATTAGTCTATCTCTCATGGCCCAATTAGGGGTACATGAAGATTGTCCAATTGTCCAATGACTAAGGTGGCCTCGTACGTCGATTTCAATGAAGGAGACTTACCAGGAGGCGGATTCTTGATGGACAAGGCAAGCAGACGTCAATAAAGGAAAGACTAGATTAAATCTTCTTGTAACATAGTCGAGTTCAGAcaggactctcgggacctggcctgctATATAAAGGCCCAGGAGAGAGCCTACCGAACATCAGAACAACAGTACGTAGAACCACCGCAACTtagagcacaaaccctagaatccTTGCCTCTCGACGAGTCGATCATAACAGTCTATCGGCTACCctattgtaacccgatatattcgataaatcaagatcagacaagcagaaaGTAagtgttttacctcatcgagggtcccgaacctgggtaaatgtcTCTCCCCATTTGTTTGGTATTCGATGTCTCGTGCtaccctgcaggattccgtcaacctaaGCCACTCATGGTGTGCATTGTCGAGgagatccctcgtcaattggcactatctgtgggaaccctgttggtACAAGGCACTTCATCGGCTGTTCCAATCGCGTCGACTACGACTCCGCCAACATTTCCATCATCATTGGCTCCATCATTTCCAAGCTCGGGGAACTCGATTCgtttcgggtccttcgagttcactCTGCACACCGACGCGTCGCGTTCGACCTTCTTAGGCCTGCGCGGTGGGATGGACATGAAGTTTGGGAGCGTTCACTTCCACGTGACTCTAGGGGCGTTCTTCAGCACCCTGGCCCGATTTCTCCTGGCGCAACAAGGACCACGACTTCATCGACTGCTACATCTACTGCTTCATCCCTGATCACAGTCGATCAATCGGCTACATCATCGATGTCGACTCCGACGGCCTCACCATCGTCATCACCGCGCTATACCACGTCTTCCATGTCCGTCGGATCTGACGACTCCAGATGATCGGATCTAACATCTTACTACTGCctcaactgcgacaccaggcacggaatTGGCTCGGATGATTCGCATTTCGTCTGCAGCGCCAAGTACTCAACCGATAAAGAAAGTATCGACAACATCCATTACAAGAAAATTTCTCATCTACAACGTCAAATTTTTGTCAGGTATAGGccctttttcgtcgcctatgggcctaacccgacgatatgggttatgTGGTGCATATTGCGTCATGTAAGGGCCTACCACCGATTTTTCGGTGCATCGCGTTTGGGCGCCATtttgccacggaaaatcggactgtTGCAGAAGAGTTTTCGGGaggccgttgactgctgacgtcatgcaaactgacacgtggcagacgccgataACTATCAGTTAACGTTGTTAACcgactgaaaccccgtggtagatggtaggcccacgcaAGGCCTGCCACGACTTAAGAAGGCCGGTccatttagtttgcgggccgggccagctgacttagtttgaccggtcaactatataactAGGCTGGTCAATTAGGTACGTGGGTCGGGCCTAACTTCTACGGTTgattggtcaaaacttaaatgggtcggcccactaAGCACATGGGTCGGGCCGAATGTCTTTGTTTGGCCGGTCAACAGGATGACCGGGCCGGTGAACAAGTGGACTGGGCCGAATGTcttcttttgaccagtcaacaatATAAATGGGCCGGCCTAATAGTTATGTGGTCCGGGCCGACTGTCTTCATTTGACCAGTCAGCAGGCAAACCTGGCcgtcccaataagcatgtgggccaGACCAAATGTCTTAGCTTGATCGGTCAACAGGACAAACGGGTcgccccaataagcatgtgggccTGGCCGACTGACTTTGTTTGACTCGTCAACATGATAAATTGGCCAAACCATTAAGCGCATGGGCCAGGCCGGATGTCTTTGTTTGATCGGTCAACAGGATAACTAGGCCGGCCCTTTTAGGTGGTAGGCCGGGCAAAATTCACTTATTTGACCGGTCAATTGATAATATTAACGGCCCAttttgttaatgggccggccccgtGTAAACTTTTGACTGGTCAATACGTTGACCGGGCTGGTCTGTTTAGTTGGTGGGATGGCCCATTAGCCCACTACACAATATATATGTGGGCCTATAAAGGCCCAATAGCCTtatgagagtggatttggtgattagggggatacgtgagcaccccctagACACCGTTGGTGACattggcatccccaatgggcctgccgaagatggtacccggggtttactgaaggcccacgacccgaagtttatgaagaccggaagcccagttaagagatagcttggaaagatagagttgtattaggaataatgacttgtaactattcTGGAACGAACTCAAAAAGTCTCCCgatctttgtaacttgtacatcacgaaaccctcggctcctcctcctatataagggggggtcgagggacgaagagaggatcgatttcatggccaacataaccctagttttctagcagtcgagtacttttccggttgaaccctcgagatctacttgccctctacttcctacgaaaaccctagtctacaatcctaggcattgacaagtcgataccttgtcaattggcgccatctgtgggtattagaggcgtcaaggagctgatctcgatggcacgttcaacatcgtcgacatcttcggtggcaagcaacgcgatggacggaggtaaacagatcaaaactggtcccattgattttgttcctcaccctcccgcccatttggatgcatatgcctacctggaagagccaatggagatgaagttcgggagcttctacttttgcgtcgggaaagaaggatcACATCGTATGGCGGCACCGATCCGTTCAGGAACACTAACATATGGTTCTGATTCCTCGAGATCATCATCATCAACAAAATCGAGCAATGGCGAAACCTCGTCGACAAGCAGCATCAAGCCCGCCAccggcggagatctcgccaatCTGTTTGGCAGGATGTCGTTCGGATCGTTCTCAGATTCCGATCTGAGCAGTGATTCGGAAAGCATCGACAGCCtaagcttcatcgacaaatctacccttattcgggaggtcttcgctgatcgttacgacggtgtcaccgacccaGAGGACGTTCAATCAAGACCAACATACCATCAAATCTACGCGATTCGCGAGTCAAGCCGTCCCGAGGATGAAACATCAGAGGATTTCGATGATCTGGGAAACTCGTACattgatcccgctgatctcacgcgaggtttagGCAGCAAATGCAAGAAGTtccacggcctgcaagatcctgaggactggtTAGTCGACTACCTGGAGACGGTGAAATTGACGGGTGGAACTAAAGCAacggccatgcaaagcatccaggtgcacttgagtggagcagcacggtcatggataaaaaagctgcCGTCTGGTTCCATCGAtagctgggaaactttcgaggataTATTTGTGAAGAATTTCCTATCCACGTGGAAGAAACCCGCGTCATTGGAGCAACTAAGGGCCTGTAGACAAAAGTATGATGAACCAATGAGGACGTATatgcagaggtggaacatcatcaaaaactcggcagcaaacatatctgacgagagagcgatagatgcgtttgttgctggAATCCGAAGAAGGGATTAATCGAGGATTTAGGAAGGACTAATCCAAAGACAATAGCAGCACttatggaaatagcgaatcgctgggcggatggagaagatgctgttcataaCAAGCGACATAGGTCGCCTGAGGACGACCGCGTCCGAAataatcaaaatagacgacgGTTCTCTCGACAGTTTTCCGACTACGATGGTCCTAGaaaaatatcggctggcttccgagcaactGGCGGAAATAACAATCGAGACGATTACCAGAGAAGTAACGAGCATCGGAGCGATCAACGGGACGGTCCCTGTCCAAATAGACAAAATAATGGGCCTAGGTTTCAGAGGCCATATGTATCACCCGAGGATATCttaaacggaccatgccaaatgcactttttccttgataataatgggaagaggcagttagGGCATCTGCAGAATGGCTGCCCAACATTCCTAGCACTACATAGATATGCAGGGTGTACCAGCACGCAGGCAGTAAACAGAAaccccccaggggccaaggagtgagattcaccttccacctccacccgcgattacggacgaaaatcgacaccagttgcAATTGGCGGCACCTCCAAGCAATGGTCCTTATATCGACACAAAtgatgcggtctcgatgattcagaagggcatgCCCTCTAACagaactcagaaagtaatctcgcgacaagtctctatggcagagaagatgcctccaccaacaattgagtacctgaattggtcggggcaggacatcggctttaccatagcggaccacccgcagcaagttccacgCCCAGGGTAATCTGCCTTGATCCTACCAGcggtaatcgcaggattcgacgtttcgcgagtgttcatagatggaggcagcagtttaaacctcatgtatgcagacatattgaggaagatgaacatatctttggCAAATCTAATaccaactgacacgcgtttccatggcatcacaccggACAAGCCGAGTTACCCAttaggaaaaatcaatctcgacgttcagtttggaacccgagaaaactacagaagtgagaagttggagtttgaagtcgtggatttcccgtcataGTATCATGCTTTGTTAGGGCGACCCgcctatgccaggtttatggcagtgccacactacacatatttgttgtggagactccctggacccaagggcccaatcacagtaaaaggcagtttcgctctagctgataagtgcgacaaggatttttatCGGCTGTCCAAAACCTTTGGGATGCAAGcataatatatggcgtcaaggctaacaactgattatgatgtgtttccTGACGGAGGAAGACCACTGAAAGAGCCAACCTTTGATAGCTCCAAGAACtcaaaggaagtacagatccacccgacagatcctaagaagacgacagccatcgcaacaaacatggatctcgcataggaaagtgcgctcatcgagttcctccgtgagcgctgggaaatcttcgcatggtgtccacctgacatgccaggagtacccagggaaattgccgagcacccccttaacttggatccaatggccagaccaatcaagcaacccttgcggcgtttttcggaacaaaaccacaaagctatgctgtcagaaattaatcgactcgaagaagtaggatttatcaaagagttacacacagaagccacatgggtatctaacccagtgctggccccgaagaaaaacacagaggtccttcgcatgtgcgtcgacttcacgtgtctcaataaacattgtccaaaggatcacttccccctcccgaggatcgatcaaattatcgactccatggcaggctgtgaacgtctttcgttccgggacgcatattctggttacaacaagATCTGACTAAAATAAGAAGAtaaggtcaaaacagctttcataacaccatatggtgtgttttgttacagaacaatgccttttgggctaaaaaaacgcgggagcaacatatgagcggatgatgcagaagtgccttgccactcagattggcaagaa
It includes:
- the LOC127296912 gene encoding sucrose transport protein SUT1 is translated as MAHGEVELSVGVGGGGGGDAGGPVEPPVPISLGRLILAGMVAGGVQYGWALQLSLLTPYVQTLGLSHALTSFMWLCGPIAGLVVQPCVGLYSDKCTSKWGRRRPFIMTGCVLISIAVLFVGFSADIGAALGDSKEDCSVYHGHRWHAAIVYVLGFWMLDFSNNTVQGPARALMADLSGKHGPSAANSIFCSWMALGNILGYSSGSINNWHKWFPFLRTRACCEACANLKGAFLVAVLFLCLCLLITLIFAKEVPYKQIAPLPTRENCEAEAEPSGPFAVFQGLKNLPSGMFSVLVVTGLTWLSWFPFILYDTDWMGREIYHGDPQGTQAQDSAYQEGVRAGAFGLLLNSIVLGFSSFLIEPLCKKLGPRVVWVSSNFVVCIAMAATTIISWWATITVSKDIKVVCMAIFSFLGLPLAVLYSVPFAVTAQLAASKGGGQGLCTGVLNIAIVIPQVIIALGAGPWDQLIGKGNIPAFGAASGFALISGIVGMFLLPNISRRSFQAVSTGGH